Part of the Phycisphaerae bacterium RAS1 genome, ACCAGCCGTTGGAGCTGGATGGCGAACTCGCGGGCTTCGTCGGCGGAGTGGATGTCGGGCTCGGTGACGATTTCGAGCAGCGGCGTCCCGGCCCGATTCAGGTCAACGCCGGAAAAGCCGGGAAAGTCGTGCACGTTCTTGCCGGCGTCTTCTTCGAGATGGGCCCGGCGGATGCGGATTTTGCCGATGCGGCCGTCGTAGGGAAACTCGAAATGCCCCGCCCCGCAGAGCGGCAGATCATATTGCGAAATCTGGTAGTTCTTGGGCAGGTCGGGGTAGTAGTAGCTCTTGCGGTCCCAGCGGGTTCGTTCGGCGATGCGGCAATTCAGCGCCAAACCGGCGAGCACCGCGCACTCCACCGCGCGGCGATTGACGACCGGCAGGGCCCCCGGAAGGCCCAGGCACACCGGGCAGACGCGCGAATTGGGAGTCGCTCCAAACTCCAGCGGACAGCCGCAGAACATCTTGGTGCGCGTCGCGAGCTGAACGTGGATTTCGAGGCCGATGATCGGCTCGACAGCGAGGCCTTCGATCGTAATCCGTGTGCTGCCGTTCACGACTCTGGGCACCGCCTACGCGCCGCCCAGCTCCACGCCGGGAAGCGCGAACCAGGGAATTGTACCGTCGGCGACAAATCCCGCCTGCTCCAGCAGCGCCCGCCCGGTGGCGTTGCGGGCGTCAACCGCGGCGCAGGTCGGGTGCAGCAGCCAGCGCCGCGCGGCGGCCAGCGCGTGACGCAGCAGCTCGCGCCCGACGCCGCGGCGGCGCAGCGCAGGCATCACGAAGACGTCGCAGACGCGCCCGATCTCGCCGACCTGGAAAAGCGCGGCCGTGCCCGCCGGTTGATCGTCGGCCAGCGCCACGAACGCGTCGTACCCGGCGTCGTTCAGACGGTCGAGATGAAGAGCCGTCATGGCGCTCGCCGTTTCCGCATCACGGCTGGAGTCGCCGAACCGCGCGGCAATGGCGGCGGTGTACGCGCGGCGCATGGCCCGCGCGGGGAGCACACGCACATACGGCGCGGCGGGCACATCCTCAATGGCGGCTGTTGGCGGACGACCGAGACAGGTCCATTCGCGACGCTCGTATCCCAACATTGGCAGGAACGAGGAGAACGCGTCGACCGGCTGCTGCGCCGCAGGGATCCAAGCCGAGCAGGCGGCGCCGCGTCGCGCAAAAAACGCATTGACCGCGGCGGCCGCGTCCGCACCGCGCGCCGCCGGCACCGCCTCGCGCGAGTCGCCTGTCTCGATCACTGCTTCGCCCAGAAAGCTCAACGCGGAAACGAGCGGGTGCGCCGGCTGGAAGTATGCGTACCCCTGCGGAATCGTCTCGCGCGTGCAAACCTGCTCGAAGTAGCGCTGATTCGAGCGGCGGATCGCGGCAGTCGTGATCGTGTCGGCCATCGCGCGCATCGTATCGCGCGGATGTTCTGGCCGCCGCGGCGCACGGGAATAGTATCAAGCTTACGGCCGGGCCGTTTCCGGTGGGAGCGTGTGCTTGTCCACGGCGTCGTTTACAGCCGCCTCGCGATGCAACGCCACGATTGTCTCGCGGCGCGATGTCGCCGAGGACCGGGCGATTATTCGCGTCCGGCCGGACTCAGAGATTCCGTCGTTCGAGCCGGGGCAGTTCATCACGGTCGGCCTGCCGCGGCCAGTAGAAGGCGAGATCGGAGCCGATGTGCGACCAGCGATTATCCGCCGGGCATATTCAATCGCTTCCGCGCCGGGCGACGCCGAGCTGGAATTCTTCGTCGTCCTGATCGACGCAGGCCGGCTGACGCCGCACCTATGGCCCTTGCGGGCAGGCGGGCGGCTGTGGATGGACAACCGCTGTCACGGC contains:
- a CDS encoding Acetyltransferase (GNAT) family protein, with amino-acid sequence MRAMADTITTAAIRRSNQRYFEQVCTRETIPQGYAYFQPAHPLVSALSFLGEAVIETGDSREAVPAARGADAAAAVNAFFARRGAACSAWIPAAQQPVDAFSSFLPMLGYERREWTCLGRPPTAAIEDVPAAPYVRVLPARAMRRAYTAAIAARFGDSSRDAETASAMTALHLDRLNDAGYDAFVALADDQPAGTAALFQVGEIGRVCDVFVMPALRRRGVGRELLRHALAAARRWLLHPTCAAVDARNATGRALLEQAGFVADGTIPWFALPGVELGGA